A genomic segment from Longimicrobium sp. encodes:
- a CDS encoding RNA polymerase sigma factor has product MLDREAAEALFLKHLDWVDKVASIACSNHGVWGADAEDFAAWVRMKLVEDDYAVVRRFRGDSEIKTYLASVVVRHFVNFNRAQRGRWRISAAAERLGAPAADVETLVRRDGYTLQQAGEKLRTAGRTTLSDAELARLLDQLPERAPLRPVVGEPATGLDGAPGASRADERVIEAEAEGRRAEMLGALGTAMEQLELEEQLIVQLHFAEGHTLADVARALRLEQKPLYRRVERLRVRLRAVLESAGLGGDDVRGLLYELDAP; this is encoded by the coding sequence ATGCTTGACCGCGAGGCCGCCGAGGCGCTCTTCCTGAAGCACCTCGACTGGGTCGACAAGGTCGCCTCCATTGCCTGCAGCAATCATGGCGTCTGGGGCGCCGACGCCGAAGACTTCGCTGCCTGGGTGCGGATGAAGCTGGTGGAGGACGACTACGCCGTGGTGCGCCGCTTCCGCGGCGATTCCGAGATCAAGACGTACCTGGCGTCCGTGGTCGTCCGGCACTTCGTCAACTTCAATCGCGCGCAGCGGGGCCGCTGGCGTATTTCGGCGGCGGCGGAGCGGCTGGGCGCGCCCGCGGCGGACGTCGAGACGCTGGTGCGCCGCGACGGCTACACCCTGCAGCAGGCGGGGGAGAAGCTGCGCACCGCGGGCCGCACCACGCTCTCGGACGCCGAGCTCGCGCGCCTGCTCGATCAGCTGCCCGAGCGTGCGCCGCTGCGCCCCGTCGTGGGAGAGCCGGCTACGGGGCTGGATGGCGCGCCCGGCGCCTCGCGTGCGGACGAGCGGGTGATCGAGGCCGAGGCCGAGGGTCGGCGCGCGGAGATGCTGGGTGCGCTCGGGACGGCCATGGAGCAGTTGGAACTGGAGGAGCAGCTGATCGTGCAACTGCACTTTGCCGAGGGGCACACCCTGGCCGACGTGGCCCGTGCCCTGCGCCTGGAGCAGAAACCGCTGTACCGGCGCGTCGAGCGCCTGCGCGTCCGGTTGCGCGCGGTCCTGGAAAGCGCAGGGTTGGGCGGAGACGACGTGCGGGGCCTCCTTTACGAGCTTGACGCACCATGA
- a CDS encoding CHAT domain-containing protein produces MVAGTRRGFSHVTVVSKLVASRPARVLSPRFSIPVEYHPCSVLRPRTGETVPRESCGADAGRLDGFEALADAGESSDPDSLQASALLAIVGDDDTEQAASAAITRLSRALRLSRRRVPLLVDLSAAHLVRAQRTQNPRDLLEGLNYALEAVATEPHNPAARFNTALALQTLGLDEQAKIAWTDYLRSDSTSRWAEEARERRSLLRHPPMTEEPPQPGAPEAEVRAFAGANPQEARLYGWDSVLGDWGSAHEAGNPARTAELLQLAEQLGGALEARGGDASLADAVRAIRAVRDDPAATRLLARAHRAYAAGQVLNESGEHAAARDSFARAARAAPFSPVLTRSAEVFGAATLIFDGQFAEADSRLQAVLLRIDSLRNPALVARALWIRGSGLLRNGHPAEARAAYQAAARLFERAGETEYTAAQWQMEGEAAYAQRDTLAAYRLMHRGLMSLREHRSSVRLHNTLLVLANCATVDQMPRAALVVQDEDVSVALREKRVRHLVEALLGRARTRWARGRQEEASEDLYRADSLVRTIRASRPRKWLTRTVGYSRALVAPDTASVADLDSAVAFFTKDGNSAWLLPALLQRADVRLARRELSSATADLNAATTRIHGLSQSLGDASLRVAVMEQARSRFDQLVMLHLHAGDTIAALQAVERGRVSFAPGYGASALGTGLPAAPPGQVAVEYALIGDTLLTWTLRGTDVRLLRRTVSRGNVLTMIERSVAALESPARAAFARPDLARLYELLVRPVENRLGRAETPLVILVDGEIAGVPFDVLLDARRARYLVQDHPLRFAATLAEAARSAPPADRSAPALLVADPAFDPTQYPTLDRLRGARAEVDSLRMMYRASVVLQGPAATRDALRDRAPGASVIHYAGHAVFDDARPEQSALVLAGSGTTGRLTAEAVNALQLRGVRLVVLAACRTVRSREGRSGGLAGFSGALLAAGAGGVVGRLWEADDRLTQPLMLAFHRAYRRSADPAAALREAQLELLRSNDPARHSPAAWAGFRYIGS; encoded by the coding sequence ATGGTGGCCGGCACCCGCCGTGGGTTCTCGCACGTCACGGTTGTGAGCAAGCTCGTGGCTTCGCGGCCCGCCCGCGTTCTCTCGCCGCGTTTCTCCATCCCGGTCGAATACCACCCGTGCTCCGTCCTTCGGCCTCGGACGGGTGAAACGGTGCCCCGGGAATCGTGCGGAGCCGACGCCGGCCGACTGGATGGCTTCGAGGCGCTGGCCGATGCGGGGGAAAGCTCCGATCCGGATTCGCTTCAGGCATCGGCGCTGCTGGCGATCGTCGGCGATGACGACACGGAGCAGGCGGCCAGCGCGGCGATCACCCGGCTGTCCAGGGCGCTGCGGCTCTCGCGCCGGCGGGTGCCGCTGCTGGTCGACCTGTCGGCCGCGCACCTCGTCCGCGCCCAGCGCACCCAGAATCCGCGCGACCTGCTGGAAGGGTTGAACTACGCACTCGAGGCAGTCGCCACCGAGCCCCACAACCCGGCCGCGCGGTTCAACACCGCTCTCGCGCTGCAAACGCTGGGACTGGATGAGCAGGCCAAGATCGCCTGGACAGACTACCTGCGCAGCGACTCGACGAGCAGGTGGGCCGAAGAGGCGCGGGAGCGGCGCAGCTTGCTTCGCCATCCCCCGATGACCGAAGAGCCGCCCCAGCCCGGAGCTCCCGAAGCGGAGGTGCGCGCGTTCGCCGGGGCGAATCCGCAGGAGGCGCGGCTGTACGGCTGGGATTCGGTGCTGGGTGACTGGGGGAGCGCGCACGAGGCCGGGAACCCGGCCCGGACCGCGGAGTTGCTGCAGCTCGCGGAACAACTGGGCGGCGCGTTGGAAGCGCGCGGTGGAGATGCCTCGCTCGCGGACGCGGTCCGAGCGATTCGGGCGGTCAGGGACGATCCAGCAGCGACTCGCCTGTTAGCCCGCGCGCACCGCGCTTACGCGGCAGGTCAAGTGCTGAATGAAAGCGGGGAGCACGCCGCCGCCCGAGACTCCTTCGCCCGCGCGGCGCGTGCGGCACCGTTCTCTCCAGTTCTGACGCGCTCGGCGGAAGTCTTTGGCGCCGCGACACTCATTTTCGACGGGCAGTTCGCCGAAGCGGATTCAAGGCTCCAAGCCGTGCTGCTCCGGATCGATTCGCTACGGAACCCGGCGCTGGTCGCGCGTGCACTCTGGATCAGAGGTTCCGGGCTGCTTCGCAACGGCCATCCCGCGGAAGCCCGCGCTGCGTACCAAGCCGCAGCCCGGCTGTTCGAACGTGCGGGTGAAACCGAGTACACAGCGGCACAGTGGCAGATGGAAGGGGAAGCGGCCTACGCTCAACGAGACACGTTGGCCGCGTACCGTTTGATGCACCGCGGGCTGATGTCGCTGCGTGAGCATCGTTCATCCGTTCGGCTCCACAACACGCTTCTGGTGCTTGCGAACTGCGCGACGGTCGATCAGATGCCACGGGCGGCCTTGGTCGTTCAGGATGAAGACGTCTCCGTGGCCCTGCGCGAGAAGCGGGTGCGCCACCTGGTGGAGGCGCTGCTTGGCAGGGCTCGTACCCGGTGGGCCAGAGGTCGACAGGAGGAAGCGTCAGAGGATTTGTATCGCGCCGATTCGCTCGTCAGGACAATTCGCGCCTCGAGACCTCGCAAGTGGCTCACGAGGACAGTCGGTTACTCGCGGGCACTTGTAGCCCCCGACACAGCATCGGTGGCGGACCTGGACTCCGCTGTGGCCTTTTTCACCAAAGACGGCAACTCGGCGTGGCTTCTCCCCGCACTCCTCCAGCGGGCCGACGTGCGGCTCGCGCGGCGGGAGCTCTCGTCCGCAACTGCCGACCTGAACGCCGCCACCACCCGCATTCACGGGCTATCCCAGAGCCTTGGGGACGCCTCGTTACGTGTGGCGGTGATGGAGCAGGCGCGCAGCCGGTTCGACCAGCTGGTGATGCTTCACCTCCACGCCGGCGACACCATCGCCGCGCTGCAGGCGGTCGAGCGCGGCCGCGTCTCGTTCGCGCCCGGATACGGGGCTTCCGCGCTGGGTACCGGCCTGCCTGCGGCACCCCCCGGGCAGGTGGCGGTGGAGTACGCCCTGATCGGCGACACGCTGCTCACGTGGACATTGCGCGGAACCGACGTGCGCCTGCTGCGTCGGACCGTCAGCCGCGGCAACGTCCTCACGATGATCGAACGGAGCGTCGCCGCGCTGGAGTCGCCGGCCCGGGCGGCGTTCGCCCGCCCGGACCTCGCCCGGCTTTACGAGCTGCTGGTGCGGCCGGTCGAAAACCGCCTCGGCCGGGCCGAGACGCCGCTGGTGATCCTCGTGGACGGCGAGATCGCCGGCGTGCCCTTCGACGTCCTGCTGGACGCCAGACGGGCCCGCTATCTGGTGCAAGATCACCCGCTGCGCTTCGCCGCCACCCTGGCCGAAGCAGCCCGGTCCGCACCCCCAGCCGACCGGTCGGCCCCTGCGCTGCTCGTGGCCGACCCTGCGTTCGACCCGACGCAGTATCCCACGCTCGACAGACTTCGTGGCGCGCGGGCGGAGGTCGACTCGCTTCGCATGATGTACAGGGCGAGCGTGGTGCTCCAGGGCCCCGCCGCTACGCGCGACGCCCTGCGCGACCGCGCACCGGGAGCCAGCGTCATTCACTACGCCGGCCATGCGGTGTTCGACGATGCCCGGCCGGAGCAGTCGGCCCTGGTGCTCGCGGGGTCGGGCACCACCGGGCGCCTCACGGCGGAAGCCGTGAACGCGCTCCAGCTCCGCGGCGTGCGCCTGGTTGTGCTCGCGGCGTGCCGGACGGTGCGCTCGCGCGAGGGGCGCTCGGGCGGGCTGGCGGGATTTTCCGGTGCGTTGCTGGCGGCGGGCGCGGGCGGGGTGGTGGGAAGGCTGTGGGAGGCCGACGACCGGCTGACGCAGCCATTGATGCTGGCGTTCCATCGCGCCTACCGCCGCTCGGCCGACCCAGCCGCGGCGTTGCGCGAGGCCCAGCTGGAGTTGCTCCGCTCGAACGACCCCGCGCGGCACTCCCCCGCGGCGTGGGCCGGATTCCGCTACATCGGGAGCTGA